A genomic region of Columba livia isolate bColLiv1 breed racing homer chromosome 12, bColLiv1.pat.W.v2, whole genome shotgun sequence contains the following coding sequences:
- the LOC102089079 gene encoding chloride intracellular channel protein 2: MESRQHNATKEPEIELFVKAGLDGENIGNCPFCQRLFMVLWLKGVKFNVTTVDMTRKPEELKDLAPGTNPPFLLFNKELKTDFIKIEEFLEQTLGPPMYPHLSPKYKESFDVGSDIFAKFSAYIKNPRKEANINLEKALLREFQRLDVYLNTPLPEEIDQDSVEDITVSKRKFLDGDHLTLADCNLLPKLHIIKIAAKKYRDFEIPADMTGVWRYLNNAYACDEFSHTCPADEEIEHTYASVARKMT, translated from the exons GCCGGTCTGGATGGAGAAAACATCGGAAACTGCCCCTTCTGCCAGCGCCTGTTCATGGTGCTGTGGCTCAAAGGGGTCAAGTTCAATGTCACCACAGTGGACATGACCAG GAAACCTGAAGAGTTGAAAGATTTAGCACCGGGCACCAACCCACCCTTCTTGCTGTTCAACAAGGAGCTGAAAACAGACTTCATAAAGATCGAGGAGTTCCTGGAGCAGACCCTGGGCCCACCCAT GTACCCGCACCTCAGCCCCAAGTACAAGGAGTCTTTCGATGTGGGGAGCGACATCTTTGCCAAGTTCTCAGCATACATCAAGAACCCACGCAAGGAAGCAAATATCA ATCTGGAGAAGGCCCTGCTGCGGGAGTTTCAGAGGCTGGATGTCTATCTAAACACTCCTCTCCCCGAGGAGATTGACCAGGACAGTGTGGAGGATATCACCGTCTCCAAGAGGAAATTCCTGGATGGAGACCACCTGACGCTGGCCGATTGCAACCTCCTGCCCAAACTGCATATCATCAAG ATCGCAGCCAAAAAGTACCGTGACTTCGAGATCCCAGCGGACATGACAGGCGTCTGGCGCTACCTCAACAATGCCTACGCCTGCGATGAGTTCAGCCACACGTGTCCCGCAGACGAGGAGATAGAGCACACCTACGCCAGCGTCGCCAGGAAGATGACCTAG